Proteins from one Paraburkholderia sp. BL10I2N1 genomic window:
- a CDS encoding carboxymuconolactone decarboxylase family protein, with the protein MEFLSTIKELIPDYAKDIRLNLDGTIARSSLEGTDAVGVALAAAFAAKSPLIVDAIRKSGVLSPEETHGALTAAALMGMNNVWYPYLEMADNADLKTQPAGLRMNAYASHGGVDKRRFEMYALAASIIGKCHFCVKSHADTLVAEGMSSTQLRDVGRIAAVVNAAALVISAEGK; encoded by the coding sequence ATGGAATTCTTGTCTACGATTAAAGAACTCATTCCCGACTACGCTAAAGACATTCGCTTGAACCTGGACGGCACGATCGCACGTTCGTCGCTCGAAGGCACCGATGCGGTCGGCGTGGCGCTGGCCGCCGCCTTTGCCGCGAAGAGCCCGCTGATTGTCGATGCGATCCGCAAGTCGGGCGTGCTGTCGCCGGAAGAAACCCATGGCGCGCTGACCGCGGCCGCCCTGATGGGCATGAACAACGTCTGGTATCCGTATCTCGAGATGGCCGACAACGCGGATCTGAAGACGCAGCCGGCAGGTTTGCGGATGAACGCGTACGCGTCGCACGGCGGCGTCGACAAGCGCCGCTTCGAAATGTATGCGCTCGCGGCATCGATCATCGGCAAGTGCCACTTCTGCGTGAAGTCGCACGCCGATACGCTGGTCGCTGAAGGCATGAGTTCGACCCAATTGCGCGACGTTGGCCGCATTGCGGCCGTGGTCAACGCGGCGGCGCTGGTGATTTCGGCCGAAGGCAAGTAA
- a CDS encoding peroxiredoxin, producing MKTVGDKLEAFTVTAAKPGFNNHEENGQSAFEEITEQSFPGKWKIIYFYPKDFTFVCPTEIVEFGKLTKDFEERDAVLLGGSVDNEFVKLAWRREHKDLNKLNHFSFGDVKGELIDQLGVRDKEAGVALRATFIVDPDNTIQHVSVNNLNVGRNPEEVLRILDGLQTDELCPCNRAVGGATL from the coding sequence ATGAAAACCGTGGGCGATAAACTCGAAGCTTTCACCGTCACCGCTGCAAAGCCGGGCTTCAACAACCATGAAGAAAACGGCCAGTCGGCGTTCGAAGAAATCACCGAACAGTCGTTCCCGGGCAAGTGGAAAATCATCTATTTCTACCCGAAGGACTTCACGTTCGTGTGCCCGACGGAAATCGTCGAATTCGGCAAGCTGACCAAAGACTTCGAGGAGCGTGATGCGGTTCTGCTCGGCGGCAGCGTCGACAACGAATTCGTCAAGCTCGCATGGCGTCGTGAGCACAAAGACCTGAACAAGCTGAACCACTTTTCGTTCGGCGACGTGAAGGGCGAACTGATCGACCAGCTCGGCGTGCGCGACAAGGAAGCTGGCGTTGCACTGCGCGCGACGTTCATCGTCGATCCGGACAACACGATCCAGCACGTTTCGGTGAACAACCTGAACGTCGGCCGCAACCCGGAAGAAGTGCTGCGCATTCTCGACGGTCTGCAAACGGACGAACTGTGCCCGTGCAACCGTGCAGTCGGCGGCGCGACGCTGTAA
- the ispF gene encoding 2-C-methyl-D-erythritol 2,4-cyclodiphosphate synthase: protein MDFRIGQGYDVHALVPGRPLIIGGVTVPYDRGLLGHSDADVLLHAITDALFGAAAMGDIGRHFPDTDKQFAGANSRVLLRECAKRVAEAGFVIGNVDSTVIAQAPKLAPHIDAMRANIAEDLRLPLDRVNVKAKTNEKLGYLGRGEGIEAQAAVLLTRA, encoded by the coding sequence ATGGATTTCAGGATCGGGCAGGGTTACGACGTGCATGCGCTGGTACCGGGACGGCCATTGATCATCGGCGGCGTGACGGTGCCTTATGACCGCGGGCTGCTTGGCCATTCGGATGCGGATGTGCTGCTGCATGCGATCACGGACGCTCTGTTCGGCGCGGCGGCGATGGGCGATATCGGGCGTCACTTCCCCGACACGGACAAGCAGTTTGCCGGCGCGAATTCCCGCGTGCTGCTGCGCGAATGCGCGAAGCGGGTTGCCGAGGCCGGCTTTGTGATCGGCAACGTCGATAGCACCGTGATTGCCCAGGCGCCGAAGCTCGCGCCCCACATCGACGCGATGCGCGCGAATATCGCCGAAGACCTGAGGTTGCCGCTGGATCGGGTGAACGTGAAGGCGAAGACCAACGAAAAGCTCGGGTATCTGGGGCGAGGCGAGGGCATCGAGGCGCAGGCAGCCGTGCTGCTCACCCGTGCCTGA
- a CDS encoding ATP-binding protein codes for MRIDRRLLTLAFGGLFWRTFLLIALLIAVSLAAWFQSFRVIEREPRAQRVALQLVAVVKLTRTALLYSDPDLRRALLQDLESNEGVRVYPRETTDKYRLQPDESLNRLIEHDIRGRLGDDTVIAQSVNDIPGVWISFKIDDDDYWVALDRDQLDNVTGLQWAGWGIFALALSLFGAAFITSLVNRPFARLAMAARKVGSGQSPEPLPERGMGVAAETNRSFNQMVTDLEQLEADRALMLAGISHDLRTPLARLRLETEMSPSDQPTKDAMIDDIEQMDMIIGRFLDYARPVQRMPEPVDLSVIAGELAARMANEDGMRLITRLAPSAVIEADETDMRRVVGNLMENARKYGLSDDDGIPRVVIETRVSHSRVELTVVDEGPGIPEDQLALVTRPFYRVNTARSQANGTGLGMAIVQRLVGRYRGSLRLRNRTPGPGLEVTIDFPLAKGI; via the coding sequence ATGCGGATCGACCGGCGCCTCCTGACGCTCGCGTTCGGTGGCCTATTCTGGCGCACATTCCTGCTGATCGCGCTTCTGATCGCAGTCAGTCTCGCCGCGTGGTTCCAGAGCTTCCGGGTGATCGAACGCGAGCCGCGCGCGCAGCGCGTGGCGTTGCAACTCGTCGCCGTCGTGAAGCTCACGCGCACCGCCCTCCTTTATTCCGATCCCGACCTGCGGCGCGCGCTGCTGCAGGATCTGGAGAGCAATGAAGGGGTGCGCGTGTACCCGCGCGAGACCACCGACAAATACCGCCTGCAACCCGACGAATCGCTCAACCGGCTGATCGAGCATGACATCCGCGGGCGCCTCGGCGACGACACGGTGATCGCGCAGAGCGTCAACGATATCCCTGGCGTCTGGATCAGCTTCAAGATCGACGACGACGATTACTGGGTCGCGCTCGATCGCGATCAGCTCGACAACGTCACCGGTCTGCAGTGGGCCGGCTGGGGCATCTTTGCTCTTGCGTTGTCGCTGTTCGGCGCGGCGTTCATTACGAGTCTGGTCAACAGGCCGTTTGCGCGGCTCGCGATGGCGGCGCGCAAGGTCGGCTCAGGACAGTCGCCCGAACCGTTGCCCGAGCGCGGCATGGGCGTGGCCGCCGAGACCAATCGCAGCTTTAACCAGATGGTGACCGACCTCGAGCAGCTCGAAGCCGATCGCGCGCTGATGCTGGCCGGCATCTCGCACGACCTGCGCACGCCGCTCGCGCGTCTGCGGCTCGAAACCGAAATGAGTCCGTCAGATCAGCCCACCAAGGACGCGATGATCGACGACATCGAGCAGATGGACATGATCATCGGCCGCTTCCTCGACTACGCGCGTCCGGTGCAGCGCATGCCGGAACCCGTCGACCTTTCCGTCATCGCAGGAGAACTGGCGGCGCGCATGGCGAACGAGGACGGCATGCGCCTCATCACACGGCTCGCGCCGTCGGCAGTCATCGAGGCAGACGAGACGGACATGCGCCGTGTCGTCGGCAACCTGATGGAAAACGCGCGCAAGTACGGCCTGAGCGATGACGACGGCATTCCACGCGTCGTGATCGAAACGCGGGTCTCGCATTCGCGTGTGGAGCTGACCGTGGTCGACGAAGGCCCCGGAATTCCCGAGGACCAGCTCGCGCTTGTCACACGACCCTTCTATCGTGTGAATACCGCCCGCAGCCAGGCCAACGGCACCGGCCTCGGGATGGCGATCGTGCAGCGCCTCGTGGGCCGCTATCGGGGTTCCCTGCGGCTGCGCAATCGCACGCCGGGGCCGGGCCTCGAAGTCACGATCGACTTCCCGCTCGCCAAGGGCATTTGA
- the ispD gene encoding 2-C-methyl-D-erythritol 4-phosphate cytidylyltransferase, with the protein MTSRLFALIPCAGTGSRSGAVMPKQYRTVAGRDLLHYTLAAFDACSEFAQTLVVIAPDDQHFDARRFAGLRFAVRRCGGVSRQASVLNGLHALAEFGARDDDWVLVHDAARPGITPALIRSLIGALKDDPVGGIIALPVADTLKRIAPESGGRIARTEARDGLWQAQTPQMFRIGMLREAILRAQADGHDLTDEASAIEWLGHAPRLVQGSLRNFKVTYPEDFDLADAILSRPATS; encoded by the coding sequence GTGACTTCCCGTCTTTTTGCCCTGATCCCGTGTGCTGGCACCGGCAGCCGTTCCGGCGCCGTGATGCCCAAGCAGTATCGCACTGTCGCCGGCCGCGACCTCCTTCACTACACGCTTGCCGCCTTCGACGCCTGCAGCGAATTCGCCCAGACGCTCGTGGTGATCGCCCCCGACGACCAGCATTTCGATGCCCGCCGCTTCGCCGGCCTGCGTTTCGCGGTGCGCCGGTGCGGCGGGGTGTCTCGCCAGGCTTCGGTGCTGAACGGTCTGCACGCGCTGGCCGAATTCGGCGCACGTGATGACGACTGGGTGCTGGTCCACGACGCGGCGCGCCCGGGCATCACGCCGGCATTGATCCGCTCGCTGATCGGCGCGCTGAAAGACGATCCGGTGGGCGGCATCATCGCGTTGCCGGTTGCGGATACGCTCAAGCGTATTGCGCCGGAGAGTGGCGGCCGCATTGCCCGCACCGAAGCCCGCGATGGCCTGTGGCAGGCGCAGACGCCGCAGATGTTCCGCATCGGCATGCTGCGTGAGGCGATCCTGCGCGCGCAGGCGGACGGCCACGATCTGACCGACGAAGCCAGCGCAATCGAGTGGCTCGGTCACGCGCCGCGGCTCGTGCAGGGCAGCCTGCGCAACTTCAAGGTGACGTATCCGGAGGACTTCGATCTGGCCGATGCGATTCTCAGCCGGCCAGCGACTTCGTGA
- the mfd gene encoding transcription-repair coupling factor, with the protein MPDIAASTQSTPPVALVKAGQRFAFDGTHGSSDALLIARYHLAYREQVPLLAVVCESAVDAQRLSQEIAFFAPAARVRLLPDWETLPYDTFSPHQDLVSERLATLHDLGEGRCDILLVPATTALYRMPPASFLAAYTFSFTQGERLDEARLKSQLTLAGYEHVSQVVRPGEYCVRGSLIDLFPMGSTLPYRIDLFDDQVDSIRAFDPDTQRSLYPVRDVRLLPGREFPFDEAARTAFRSRWREVFEGDPSRASIYRDIGNGVPSAGIEYYLPLFFDDTATLFHYLPERSQLAFVGDLDAAIKRFTNDTKQRHSFLSHDRDRPILEPQRLFLSDEDFFTLAKPFARLVLPADSGGWATSLPDLAIDRHAEDPIAALRAYLEKTPNRVLFATESAGRRETIAQLLVDNHLRSATTDSYHDWLLSDERFALGVAPLSNGFAIPGEQIAIVTETELYGPLARRAGRRRQEQASNVDSMVRDLSELKLGDPVVHSQHGIGRYMGLVTMDLGEGETEFLHLEYASESKLYVPVAQLHVISRYSGADPESAPLHSLGSGQWEKAKRRAAQQIRDTAAELLNLYARRAAREGHAFALEPRDYVKFAESFGFEETPDQAAAIAAVIGDMTSGKPMDRLVCGDVGFGKTEVALRAAFIAVMGGKQVALLSPTTLLAEQHTQTFTDRFSDWPVRIAELSRFKTTKEVNAAIQQINDGSVDIVIGTHKLLSSDVQFKRLGLVIIDEEHRFGVRQKEALKALRAEVDVLTLTATPIPRTLGMALEGLRDFSVIATAPQKRLAIKTFVRREEDSVIREAMLRELKRGGQVYFLHNEVETIDNRRAMLEALVPEARISVAHGQMHERELERVMRDFVAQRANVLLCTTIIETGIDVPSANTILIHRSDKFGLAQLHQLRGRVGRSHHQAYSYLLVHDPQGLTKQAQRRLEAIQQMEELGAGFYLAMHDLEIRGTGEVLGDKQSGEIHEIGFQLYTDMLNDAVKALKEGKEPDLNAPLAATTEINLHAPAILPADYCGDVQERLSLYKRLANCEHDDLIDGIQEELIDRFGKLPPQAHALIETHRLRLAAKPLGISKIDAGEAVIGLQFIPNPPVDAMRIIEMVQKHKHIKLAGQDKLRIETRTPDLAVRVSTVKETLRALGAPSRGTAAAAR; encoded by the coding sequence ATGCCAGATATCGCCGCTTCAACGCAGTCCACTCCGCCCGTCGCGCTCGTCAAGGCCGGCCAGCGTTTCGCCTTCGACGGCACGCATGGCTCGTCCGATGCGCTCCTGATCGCCCGCTACCATCTTGCCTACCGTGAGCAGGTGCCGCTGCTGGCGGTTGTCTGCGAAAGCGCGGTGGACGCACAGCGGCTGTCGCAGGAGATCGCGTTCTTCGCGCCTGCTGCGCGCGTGCGTCTCTTGCCCGATTGGGAGACGCTGCCGTACGACACGTTCTCGCCGCACCAGGATCTGGTGTCCGAGCGCCTCGCGACGCTGCACGATCTCGGCGAGGGCCGCTGCGACATCCTGCTCGTGCCGGCTACCACGGCGCTGTACCGGATGCCACCGGCGTCCTTCCTGGCTGCCTATACGTTTTCGTTCACCCAGGGCGAACGGCTCGACGAAGCCAGGCTGAAGTCGCAGTTGACGCTGGCGGGCTACGAGCACGTGAGCCAGGTCGTGCGGCCGGGCGAATACTGCGTGCGCGGCTCGCTGATCGACCTGTTTCCGATGGGCTCGACGCTGCCCTACCGCATCGACCTCTTCGACGATCAGGTCGACTCGATCCGCGCCTTCGATCCCGACACGCAGCGCAGCCTCTACCCGGTGCGCGACGTGCGTCTTCTGCCCGGCCGCGAGTTCCCGTTCGACGAAGCCGCGCGCACCGCCTTTCGCAGCCGCTGGCGCGAGGTGTTCGAAGGCGATCCGAGCCGCGCATCGATTTACAGGGACATCGGCAACGGCGTGCCGTCGGCGGGGATCGAATACTACCTGCCGCTTTTCTTCGACGACACGGCGACGCTTTTCCACTATCTGCCCGAGCGTTCGCAACTGGCGTTCGTCGGCGATCTGGACGCCGCGATCAAGCGCTTCACCAACGACACGAAGCAGCGCCACAGCTTTCTGTCGCACGACCGCGACCGGCCGATTCTCGAGCCGCAGCGCCTCTTCCTGTCGGATGAAGACTTTTTCACGCTCGCCAAGCCGTTCGCGCGCCTCGTGCTGCCGGCGGATTCCGGCGGCTGGGCGACCTCGCTGCCGGATCTCGCCATCGACCGCCACGCGGAAGACCCGATCGCTGCATTGCGCGCGTATCTGGAAAAAACGCCGAATCGCGTGCTGTTTGCCACCGAATCGGCCGGCCGGCGCGAAACGATCGCGCAGTTGCTGGTGGACAACCATCTGCGGTCCGCAACCACAGACAGCTATCACGACTGGCTGCTCTCCGATGAGCGCTTCGCGCTCGGTGTCGCGCCATTGTCGAACGGCTTCGCGATACCGGGCGAACAGATCGCGATCGTCACCGAAACCGAACTCTACGGCCCGCTTGCCCGCCGCGCCGGCAGACGCCGGCAGGAACAGGCGAGCAACGTCGATTCGATGGTGCGCGACCTGTCCGAGCTCAAGCTCGGCGATCCGGTGGTGCATTCGCAGCACGGCATCGGCCGCTATATGGGCCTCGTGACGATGGACCTCGGCGAAGGCGAGACCGAATTCCTGCACCTCGAATACGCCAGCGAGAGCAAGCTGTACGTGCCGGTCGCGCAACTGCACGTGATCTCGCGCTACAGCGGCGCCGATCCGGAAAGCGCGCCGCTGCACTCGCTCGGCTCCGGCCAGTGGGAAAAAGCCAAGCGCCGTGCCGCGCAGCAGATCCGCGATACCGCCGCCGAGCTGCTGAACCTCTACGCGCGCCGCGCCGCGCGCGAAGGTCACGCGTTCGCGCTCGAACCGCGCGACTACGTGAAATTCGCCGAGAGCTTCGGCTTCGAGGAAACGCCGGACCAGGCCGCGGCCATCGCCGCGGTGATCGGCGACATGACGAGCGGCAAGCCGATGGACCGGCTGGTCTGTGGCGATGTCGGCTTCGGCAAGACCGAAGTCGCGTTGCGCGCCGCGTTCATTGCGGTGATGGGCGGCAAGCAGGTCGCGCTACTGTCGCCAACCACACTGCTCGCCGAGCAGCACACACAGACCTTCACCGACCGCTTCTCCGACTGGCCCGTGCGCATTGCAGAACTGTCGCGCTTCAAGACGACCAAAGAGGTCAACGCCGCGATCCAGCAGATCAACGACGGCTCCGTCGATATCGTCATCGGCACGCACAAGCTGCTGTCATCGGATGTGCAGTTCAAGCGGCTCGGCCTCGTGATCATCGATGAGGAACACCGCTTTGGCGTACGGCAGAAGGAAGCGTTGAAGGCACTGCGCGCCGAAGTGGACGTCCTCACGCTCACGGCCACGCCGATTCCGCGCACGCTCGGCATGGCGCTCGAAGGCCTGCGCGATTTCTCGGTAATCGCGACCGCGCCGCAGAAGCGGCTTGCGATCAAGACCTTCGTGCGACGCGAGGAAGACAGCGTGATCCGCGAAGCCATGCTGCGCGAGCTGAAGCGCGGCGGCCAGGTGTACTTCCTGCACAACGAAGTCGAGACGATCGATAATCGTCGCGCGATGCTCGAAGCGCTGGTGCCGGAGGCGCGTATCTCCGTCGCTCACGGACAGATGCACGAGCGCGAACTCGAACGCGTGATGCGCGATTTCGTCGCCCAGCGCGCCAATGTCCTGCTGTGCACGACGATCATCGAGACCGGCATCGACGTGCCGAGCGCCAACACGATCCTGATCCATCGTTCGGACAAGTTCGGTCTTGCGCAGCTGCACCAGTTGCGCGGCCGCGTCGGGCGTTCGCATCACCAGGCGTACTCGTATCTGCTCGTGCACGATCCGCAGGGACTCACGAAGCAGGCACAACGCCGCCTCGAAGCCATCCAGCAGATGGAAGAACTCGGCGCAGGCTTTTATCTGGCGATGCACGACCTCGAGATTCGCGGCACGGGCGAAGTGCTCGGCGACAAGCAGTCGGGTGAGATTCATGAGATCGGCTTCCAGCTGTACACCGACATGCTCAACGATGCAGTGAAGGCGCTGAAGGAAGGCAAGGAACCGGACCTCAACGCGCCGCTTGCCGCAACGACGGAGATCAATCTGCACGCACCCGCCATCCTGCCCGCCGACTACTGCGGCGACGTCCAGGAGCGGCTGTCGCTCTACAAGCGACTCGCCAACTGCGAGCACGACGATTTGATCGACGGGATTCAGGAAGAACTGATCGACCGCTTCGGCAAGCTGCCGCCGCAGGCGCATGCGCTGATCGAAACCCACCGTCTGCGGCTGGCCGCAAAACCGCTCGGCATTTCGAAGATCGATGCGGGCGAAGCGGTCATCGGGTTGCAATTCATCCCGAATCCACCCGTCGATGCGATGCGTATCATCGAGATGGTGCAGAAGCACAAGCACATCAAGCTCGCGGGCCAGGACAAGCTGCGCATCGAAACGCGTACGCCCGATCTCGCGGTGCGCGTCTCGACCGTGAAAGAAACGTTGCGGGCGCTTGGCGCGCCGTCTCGCGGCACCGCTGCCGCCGCTCGCTGA